CAGACCGAACAGTCTATCCTGACAGACAGTAACTGATGGCCCGATGCTGCCCAATGGCCAACCGTTTGCTTAGTGTGTCCCGGTTTTAAATCTGTTTGTCTGTCATGTATCTTTTGTGACATTATGGTTTTGGGCACGTAAAGTCAAAAATATGAGGGCGATGCAACTGTTcttcaaaatttttaaaaagttttttcaaGAATCTGACTCCAAAAATAAACAtcacaaatattcattcattcacttttcttcggcttagtctttatttatcaggggtcgccacagcaaaatgaaccgtcaacttatccagcacatgttttatacagcggatgcccttctagctgcaatccagtactgggaaacatccatctactctcacattcacactcacactacggccaatttagtttattcaaatccCCTATACtgcatctttggactgtgggggaaaccgaagcacccggaggttAATCGCATCttaatcacacacatacaaagaaaaaaaaaatcacatttaatcacatattttatttgttactgaaaaaaacagctagATCAGGAATAAACTTAACATACCAGTAATGCACAGCCACAACCTgaatgtttttctcttttttaggaTAAATCCAAAACCTTATCAGCCCAAATCTCTGATCATTTTGAAGAACTGCACCAGATCTTACGACAAATAGAGGATGAGGTGAAAAAACTGTTAGAGAAGGAGGAGAAGAAAGTTACAGAAGCCTTGCAGACTAATCAGTCTGTGATAAATCAAAGGTTCATGGAGAACAAAGAGAAGGAGATTATTCTGCAGTCAGCTTTGGAGATTGATCAACCCGATCACTTTCTACAGGTTACAACACTTGATATTTGTTTTTCTAAGGCTCACAAGATATATTATCTATATTATCAATAGATACATAATAAATAAGGTATAAAggttattgtgtgtgtttttctgcagTGGTGGAATGAAAAAGGATTTCCGATGACAAATAACATGAAGCAAAAAGCTGGTGTGAAGCCATCAAATACCCAGTGAGTCTCATGCTGTGCTGTTTTTTAACCCTTAGTGAAATCAGTCTGTGTTCagttttctgcagagctgaagtTTCTGATGTAGATTTGACTGTGTGTTTCAGGTATATGTCAAGAGTGAAAGATCTCACAGTTCTTCCTGACTCCCTCTTTCTTGGTCCTCATGAAACTCACCTGCAGTTCTTTGTGTGGAAGCAGATGCTGGGATCCATCAAACCAGGTGAAGAATTGGAAAAATATCTTGTATGTTTAGTGACATATCCCTAAACAAACTTTCTCAATTTATGTattgatgaataaaaataaatataaatcagacACCAGGTTTAATTTAATACTGTGAAACATcaacaaagtgatttttttcttcgttttcatttttttatgcttAACAGAGTAggggcattttcacagtatttcctattattttTAAGAGCTTATATTTTTGACTTAAGTAAGACATTTTCACTCTTTAACCTTTAAAATAGCATTAGTAGCTTAGAGATTTGTAAGTTCATATAGGTTTAGAACGAACCATAATCCTGTTGTTTGAGAAATATCATTACATATAACCTGTATAAACTATATCTGAACTGCAATAGCAAATACTTCTGTCACCTTATTGTTTCTTTTATGTTGTAGTTCCTGAGAGTTTAACCCTGAAAAATCCTGGAGAGTCATATTTAAAAGTGTCTCCAGGGGGCACCAGAATCCGGCAAGCTGACAGAGCGACTGGTCTGTATAAAGACTTCAACCCAGGTACAGTTTCAGTGGAGAACTTTCAGTCTGGTCAGCACTACTGGGAGGTAGAGGTCGGAGAAAAGCCAGACTGGACCGTGGGAATCAAGATGGGCACTGACAAACAGCGGAGTGACATCCTGCTCCATCTTAAACACCATAAAGGCTACGTTCTTTCCTGTGATGGAAAAGACTCTCCATTAAGCATTCGAGACAGACCTCAGAAAATTGGCTTGTATCTGGACTGTGAGAGAAAGCAGGTGCTGTTCTATAATGCTGACAACATGACTCGGCTGGTGCAGAAAAACTACAGCTCTAAGCAGCCTTGCTGTGTTAGTCTGGTGCCAGGAGTGTATCTGGATGGTAAAAACAGCGACCCGCTCACTGTCTGCTCATATGAGTTCAACACTGGGAAACGTTAAATTAATATAGACATCACACTGTTACTAAATATGTATCTTTATTTCACATTTGTATCAGTCAGTCACTGCAATGATGATATAAAAGGAGaataatttaaatgcattgaaCAATTCTTCAAATTAATTTCTTCTTGTTCTTCAGCTGATCGAAGCCAGGATGAAAAAATAAAGTTGCTTCTTTGCTTCTAATTTAGCCAAATATTACAATTCCTGTCTCTTGTGattatttcataaaatgtttatgctatttgtttatatatatatatatatatatatatatatatatatatatatatatatatatatatatatatatatatatatatatatatatatattttttttttttagcaaaatcaCCTTGTGGACTATAATTCTAATGACTTACTCATTATAAAATGCATATTCATACTGATTATAAACTCAGTATCATGTGTTATACCTCCCCTGCTCTTATAAATGCTGGCTAGTATTAAACTTACGTAAAATTTACTTCATTTCAGAAGAGGTTACAAATTTATTGCATGTAATACAATTATTACTGTAGCTGCCGTCAGAAGCAATTCTTATATATTACACTCTATAAACAAACACTTTGCATTAAAAATGCAATACATAGTTAAAATGTTCAGAGTAATCATTAGAATAGATAAGTAATGTATATTTGTTGTTAATGCATGttaattcatttaaagttatttaactaaaactataAAAAGGGAGGGGGGAACCGATTTCTTGTTATGTTTAGCTTGGGAATTATTTCATTGTTGCAATCAAGATATTCTTCCGATGCACTACAAGCAGTACAGCCACAACTGTGctaataacacattttttaaggATTCAGAAGTACAAAGAAGTTTGTTTAAGAGAAACTGCAACCCTTCAACTGCAATCCTTCTTGAGTTAAAGAGGCCAATGAGGTATGTGTCGTATAGTGTTAACGTATGTGAACATGTATAATTATGTGTccgtatgttaatgtataattagccAATTAAGTGTATTTCTTTACATGTTGAATGTGCACTTTATC
This sequence is a window from Danio rerio strain Tuebingen ecotype United States chromosome 16, GRCz12tu, whole genome shotgun sequence. Protein-coding genes within it:
- the trim108 gene encoding tripartite motif containing 108 isoform X1, coding for MIQQQTSEITKTEDKSKTLSAQISDHFEELHQILRQIEDEVKKLLEKEEKKVTEALQTNQSVINQRFMENKEKEIILQSALEIDQPDHFLQWWNEKGFPMTNNMKQKAGVKPSNTQYMSRVKDLTVLPDSLFLGPHETHLQFFVWKQMLGSIKPVPESLTLKNPGESYLKVSPGGTRIRQADRATGLYKDFNPGTVSVENFQSGQHYWEVEVGEKPDWTVGIKMGTDKQRSDILLHLKHHKGYVLSCDGKDSPLSIRDRPQKIGLYLDCERKQVLFYNADNMTRLVQKNYSSKQPCCVSLVPGVYLDGKNSDPLTVCSYEFNTGKR
- the trim108 gene encoding tripartite motif containing 108, giving the protein MHSPLSLEIKCSVCLSDFTDPVTLSCEHSFCRQCITGHMQASLGPSACPECQKPYNEKDLKASRLLRNMTSTVRGHLAEQKSDRSTPQEGTQTLKLADMEKMLMCSEHDEKLKLFCETDQKLVCVICRDGDKHKGHVFKPVKEAAEINKGKLKTALGFLAKENGQLDYMIQQQTSEITKTEDKSKTLSAQISDHFEELHQILRQIEDEVKKLLEKEEKKVTEALQTNQSVINQRFMENKEKEIILQSALEIDQPDHFLQWWNEKGFPMTNNMKQKAGVKPSNTQYMSRVKDLTVLPDSLFLGPHETHLQFFVWKQMLGSIKPVPESLTLKNPGESYLKVSPGGTRIRQADRATGLYKDFNPGTVSVENFQSGQHYWEVEVGEKPDWTVGIKMGTDKQRSDILLHLKHHKGYVLSCDGKDSPLSIRDRPQKIGLYLDCERKQVLFYNADNMTRLVQKNYSSKQPCCVSLVPGVYLDGKNSDPLTVCSYEFNTGKR